The DNA window ATGTTACTGACAGGTTGCTGAATATTTCGTTATGTAGTCTTATATATATCGAATCGTTTTTCAGGGAGCGTAATGTGAGTTTGTTTATGTTTTATGTTGGTGGCAATGCAGGGAAATCGAATATTGAAGTACATGATATTCAGTTTGTGGTGGCAGAGACGCCAGAGGCGGCCTGGCCCGCGTTACGTCAGGCGTGGTTTGGTGATGCGGATAAAATTCATGTTGATGGCTACAGCCGTATTAGCTGGGCTGATGGTTATGACGTGACGCTGGCAAAAGAACCGTCATCCAGTGATGTGAAGTTATTTTTTGTGAATGCTGGTGGCTATCGCCCGGACACGCTGGCGGAGTTACATGAATTCGATCTTTTCGTCGCACATGATGTGAAAGACGCGAAGCACAAAGCGTTGCAAAAGCTGCTTTGTGGCGTCGAGCAGCAGCATAAAGACAATCTTAAAGAAGTGGATGATTGCCTACTGTTGGAAAAGGTTGGCGACTGGTATCTCCATCTCACGCCCAACGCCAAAGGTGTGGCTCCGAAACCAGAATGGCAGGGCTACCAGCCGATTGGCCTGGTAGCCGGTTAATCATTATTCGGCATCAGGGCATATCTGCCGCCACCATGACGGCTTCATGTCCTCAAATGAGTGGAACTCAGGGGCAAAGATTTTATCATTAGGCTGGTCGAACACGCCGGTCAGCAGGGCGATAACCGGGCCGTCATCAATGGCCCCCAGTGAACTGCCGCAACGCGGGCAAAAGGCGCGGCAGGTGTTCTGTGACGATCGCCATGCTGCTGGCGTGCCGCCATCGCCGGTCCAGTTGACGTCTTTGGCTGTGAACTCCAGCCACACTGCCGTCTGAGCACCGGTATGTTTCTGACACATATCGCAAGAACAGCTGTGCGGGCTGACTGGGTTAACGGCGCTGAAGCGAATATAGCCGCACAGGCAGCCGCCGGTTAGCGTTTTGCTCATCATGTCCCTCTATTGTGGCTGCCACAGCGTGTCGGGTTCAGCAAAGCCTTCTTCCACTCGTGCGAAGAAGCGGCTGGCGTGCAGGCCGTCGATAAAAGCATGATTAAACTTGCCTGCTACCGGGATAATGCCGTTTTTTAGCTTACCCCAGGTGAGGGCGGGAACCGCCGCGCCGACATAGTATTCAGCGTGGGTAATCGCGCTGAAATGCAGCCACGGCAGGCAGCTGGCGCAGAAAAAGTTCTCGCCTTTGACAATTAGCGGAGCCGGCGCGGTGTGTTTGGCGGCATTAATGCTCGGCGTCGCTGCCCGGCTGAAGGTGCTAAAATCGGCGGCGTTGTCGCACCATACCTGGCGGAACCCTTCCTGAGCGGTCATCACCGGCGTCATCACCGCCAGTTCATCATATTCGATAATATCGTCGCCCAGCAGGCGCTGTTTAAGCTGTGGTACCCCGTTTGCCGCGCGAATCAGCGCATAGAGTGCCAGTTGGAAGAAAGAGACGTCGCGGTCTTTTGCGCACTCGTATAACCGCTGTGCTTCTAAGGGTACGCAGAGGTTAAAACTGGGATTGGCAAAACCGCGATAAAAATCAAAATGATCTTTTCGCGGCCAGCTTTGTTTATCTATCACGCGATAGTGGGCCACGGGCATCTCCTTTTTAGCATTTGTCCCACACTATGCGACGATTTCAACCAGGTTGCCATCAGGGTCTTTGATAACCGCTTCGTAATAACCGTCGCCGGTAGTACGCGGAGCAGAGACCAGGATACCTTGCGCCTCGGCGCGTTTAGCCAGCGCATCGACTCTTTGCGCGCCGTCAACGCTTATCGCCAGATGAACCCAGCCGGTGTGGTTATTATCCGGTTTCAGCTCGCTAAGACCCGGTTTGGTCATCAGTTCAATGGCAATATCATCACCGATTTTGACAAAGTAAGATTCAAACCCGAGGTTAGTCTGGCTGCAATACTTTTCATTTATTTCGCCTTCAAAGAACGACACCCAAAAACGGGCCTGTTGCTCAAGCTGGCGGGTCCATAGGGCGATATGGGCAATTTTCATTTCAAACCTCTTCACACGGTGTGTTGACAGTCAGGGACAGAATGCACGATCATGCACTTTGTTGCTCGATAAAGATTTACCAGGAGTTATTGTGCTCGATTATGCTGCTTTCCCTAAACAACGACAAGCGTTGATTTGCCAGATCCTGCAAGAAAACGGTAGGGTGGTTTGCGCTGAGCTGGCCAGCCGTCTGAGCGTATCAGAACACACAATTCGCCGTGATTTACATGAACTTAGCAAAGAGGGTTTTTGCAAGAAGGTTTACGGTGGGGCGGTTATGACTCTGCCTGAGTCGGGAGACTACAGCGAGCGCAAGGATAAGAATACGGCGATAAAAAGCAGAATCGCGCAGAAGTGCGCAAGGCTGGTTAAGCCCGGCGGCTGCATTTTTATCGATACCGGCACCACTAATCTGGCGATGGCGGAGGCGCTGCCTGTTGAGCTGGCGCTAACGGTAGTGACCAATTCTCCGGAGATCGCCGCGGTGCTGCTCAAGAAACCACTGTATGACGTGGTGATGCTGGGCGGCCAGATCCAACGGGCTACCGGCGGCTGCGTGGGGGCATCCGCCGTGGCGCAGATCCAGGGGATGTTGTTTGACCAGGGCTTTATCGGCGGCTGCGCGATGGCTCCGGAGTCTGGTCTCACGGGATTTGATTTTCCCGACTGCGAGTTTAAAAAAGCGGTTATTAAGCAGTGCAGCGAAATCATCGTGGGCCTGACTTCTGATAAGATCCCCGCGGTGGCGCGCTTTGTGGTGGTCGAAAGCGGCGACATTGATGTGCTGGTGGTGGAAGAGAATGTTAGTCGTGAATATAGCGATGCGTTCCGCGAGCACGATATTCGTATTTACACCGTTTAAGTGGGAAGCGCTAGCCCGAGCAGCGAGTGCGCTCGGGCCATGAGGTTATTTCGACAGCGAAGTCGCTATCAGGCGCAATCCCAGCGCACCCAATACCGTGGCGGTGACGATATCGATTTTGTGCTTCAGACGCAGATAGACGCTGCGCGGTCGGGAGGAAGAGAGCACCAGGGCCACCAGTGAATACCAACTGACATCAATCAGAAAGCTCATCAGCGGTACGATATAGTAAAAGGCTACAGGGATGCGCTCTGGCAGCAGGGCGGTAAAAATAGAGGCGAAGACCAGCGCCGTTTTCGGGTTGCTGAGCTGGGTATAGAGACCGTCACGGAAGGTTTTCAACAGCGAATGTTCTGCCGCTATGCCCCCGGCGGTGAAGTCCATTGGCTGTGCCGCGCTGCGAAAGATTTTATAGCCTAACCACAATAGATACAGGCCACCGGCAACCTTCAGGCCGATAAACATCTCTGGTACCGCCGTCAAAAACTTCTGTAGACCCATCATTGCCATAATCGAAAAGATAGCTGCGCCGGTACCGGTCCCCAGTGCGGTGACCAGGCCATGAAGGCGTGAACGGGCCACCGCGTTGCGGGCGACATAAATAAAGCTCGGTCCTGGGCTTATCACGCCCACGATAAGGACTGCGGCAATGGCCATCAGGCTGGATAAAAACATAAACGCTCCCGATTAATGTTTAGTGCTGAAGTCATCAATGACCTTCGCTCATCATTGTTTTCTAGTGAAAAAATAAACAATCTTTACCGCAATGTCACCACGCTTGCATGGGCCGACAAAAATGGTGGTTGTTTTCCCGGAGGCGGTGCTGTACACCTGTCCGGGCTACGGGCCCGCAGACGTCGTTGATCCTATAGGTCAGTTCAAGCACTCGCCGCTACTTGGTAAAATACGGGGCCGGTCTTCAAAATCGATTTGCCATCAGTCTGATCTTTAATCTCTTATTCGAATAACGATTCCCATTCTGCTCTTCAGTGATACACTGACTAAATGTGATCTTTGTCATATCGTCATTAAAACAGAGAAAAGAGACACTGCTATGCAACATATCATTGAGGGTTTCCTCAACTTCCAAAAAGAGATCTTCCCGCAACGTAAAGAGCTCTTCCGCAGCCTGGCGTCCAGCCAGAATCCCAAAGCGCTGTTCATCTCCTGTTCGGATAGCCGCCTGGTGCCGGAGCTGGTGACTCAGCAGGATCCGGGTCAGCTGTTTGTTATTCGTAATGCCGGTAATATCGTTCCCTCTTTCGGACCGGAGCCGGGTGGGGTTTCCGCCACTATCGAGTACGCTGTCGTCGCCCTGGGCGTGACCGATATTGTGATTTGCGGCCACTCCAACTGCGGAGCGATGAAAGCGATCGCGACCTGTCAGTGTCTGGATACGATGCCCGCAGTTTCCCATTGGTTGCATTATTCCGATGCGGCAAAAGCGGTGGTGGATAAAAAGACCTGGGCGAATGAGACCGATAAGGTGAATGGCATGGTGCAGGAAAACGTCATCGCCCAGTTGAATAATATCAAAACCCACCCGTCGGTTGCCGTTGGCCTGCGCGACAATACCCTGCGTCTGCACGGCTGGTTCTACGATATTGAAAGCGGTGATATTCGTGCGCTGGATAAAAACAGCAAAAACTTCGTTTCGCTGTCGGAAAATCCTGACGTTTTCTTCGAGTAAATCTCTCTTTTCAGGGCACGGAGGCCCTGAGAGTCGCGCCTTCCAGTCTAAAACCTTCTGACACCCCATCGAATGTACTCAAGAACCAATGCGCGTACATGCGACGAAGTGTCGGCAGCTAAATCCATGTGAACTTAAAGGTCAATTAACGGCAAACGCCTGCGTGAGCGGCTCGCCGGTTGCGATATTGCTTTCGCTATCGCCGCGCCGATTTCCGCGCAGGCGGTGATGCCCTGGACAAACGGCTGGTCATGCATCAACCAGGGGATTGCGCCAAATGCAATGCGCCCGCGCACCTCAGCTGGTTCCTGCAATGTGTAGTCGTCCCCGACGTCTGGAATATCGTCGCCGGTCGCCAGTAATTGCTTTCTTAAATGTGGGAAGGGGAGATCGGTGGTTTTGAGCGGTTTCTGCCCTCGCGCATCGATAAACACATCGTATAAATAGCGGTTATCGCGGTTAATAATCTGTGTTTTATCTTGCTCAACTGATAACTCATAATCCGCGCCCAGAGCGAGAATGCTGATGACGCCGGCTTCGCGCAGCGCCAGTAGTCGGCGAATGGACTCGGAGGGAATGGCGGCGTAACAGTCGATAAACACCCGCGCGAGGCCACGGTTGAAGCGCTCGCGGTCCTGAGCGTTGAGATGCGGAACCATCTCCTGAACGGCTTCGTGTAGCCGCAAAATAACGTAGCGCCAGGGCACGGTGTAACGCTCTCGCTTATGACGTTCAACTTCGTCGAGATTCGCCCGCGCCCAGTGAAATGGATTGCGCTGCTGGCGTTTTTGAAACCACGCCTCGCTGAAGCTGTCAGCGTCCAGCGCGTTAAGGGCGATGTTCTCGCTCCAGCATGGGTCGGCCAGTTTGATTTCCTGCGCCATCAGCTGAAATACCCGGTCGAGTAAGCCGTCGGCACCCGCTGCGATCTCTTTTTTGACCGCACTTTCGCTGACGATATGCAGCGGCTCCCAGGGAATAGGGCAGTAAAAATCGGCTTCGGGCAGAATGCCGGAGCGGGACATCAACACAATACTGAGCGCTTTGCTGTCATTATCCAGCCTGAAGGTCAACGCTCCATCGTCCGAATCAGTAAATCTGCCATGCTGAACGACGACGGCCATTGCTGCATCAATCCCGCTGAGCGAGGTGCCCATAATCCCCACCCGACAGGGCGGAATGTTGGCTTCCATCAGGCCAGACCACGGGCTGGGAAAATAAGTTCGGGTCGACTCC is part of the Klebsiella huaxiensis genome and encodes:
- a CDS encoding DUF1543 domain-containing protein, which codes for MSLFMFYVGGNAGKSNIEVHDIQFVVAETPEAAWPALRQAWFGDADKIHVDGYSRISWADGYDVTLAKEPSSSDVKLFFVNAGGYRPDTLAELHEFDLFVAHDVKDAKHKALQKLLCGVEQQHKDNLKEVDDCLLLEKVGDWYLHLTPNAKGVAPKPEWQGYQPIGLVAG
- a CDS encoding DeoR/GlpR family DNA-binding transcription regulator, with product MLDYAAFPKQRQALICQILQENGRVVCAELASRLSVSEHTIRRDLHELSKEGFCKKVYGGAVMTLPESGDYSERKDKNTAIKSRIAQKCARLVKPGGCIFIDTGTTNLAMAEALPVELALTVVTNSPEIAAVLLKKPLYDVVMLGGQIQRATGGCVGASAVAQIQGMLFDQGFIGGCAMAPESGLTGFDFPDCEFKKAVIKQCSEIIVGLTSDKIPAVARFVVVESGDIDVLVVEENVSREYSDAFREHDIRIYTV
- a CDS encoding FAD-NAD(P)-binding protein, with product MKKIAIIGAGPTGIYTLFALLKHHEALDVSIYEQANEAGVGMPYSDEENSRMMLANIASIEIPPILCTYIEWLKAQDKAHLARYGVDYDALHDRQFLPRILLGEYFRDQFIGLVAQAKERGFRVQVHESCAVTDLQATAQGVRLWAEGEQTADVFSLAAIATGHVWPAQEESTRTYFPSPWSGLMEANIPPCRVGIMGTSLSGIDAAMAVVVQHGRFTDSDDGALTFRLDNDSKALSIVLMSRSGILPEADFYCPIPWEPLHIVSESAVKKEIAAGADGLLDRVFQLMAQEIKLADPCWSENIALNALDADSFSEAWFQKRQQRNPFHWARANLDEVERHKRERYTVPWRYVILRLHEAVQEMVPHLNAQDRERFNRGLARVFIDCYAAIPSESIRRLLALREAGVISILALGADYELSVEQDKTQIINRDNRYLYDVFIDARGQKPLKTTDLPFPHLRKQLLATGDDIPDVGDDYTLQEPAEVRGRIAFGAIPWLMHDQPFVQGITACAEIGAAIAKAISQPASRSRRRLPLIDL
- a CDS encoding LysE family translocator codes for the protein MFLSSLMAIAAVLIVGVISPGPSFIYVARNAVARSRLHGLVTALGTGTGAAIFSIMAMMGLQKFLTAVPEMFIGLKVAGGLYLLWLGYKIFRSAAQPMDFTAGGIAAEHSLLKTFRDGLYTQLSNPKTALVFASIFTALLPERIPVAFYYIVPLMSFLIDVSWYSLVALVLSSSRPRSVYLRLKHKIDIVTATVLGALGLRLIATSLSK
- a CDS encoding carbonic anhydrase — translated: MQHIIEGFLNFQKEIFPQRKELFRSLASSQNPKALFISCSDSRLVPELVTQQDPGQLFVIRNAGNIVPSFGPEPGGVSATIEYAVVALGVTDIVICGHSNCGAMKAIATCQCLDTMPAVSHWLHYSDAAKAVVDKKTWANETDKVNGMVQENVIAQLNNIKTHPSVAVGLRDNTLRLHGWFYDIESGDIRALDKNSKNFVSLSENPDVFFE
- a CDS encoding VOC family protein — protein: MKIAHIALWTRQLEQQARFWVSFFEGEINEKYCSQTNLGFESYFVKIGDDIAIELMTKPGLSELKPDNNHTGWVHLAISVDGAQRVDALAKRAEAQGILVSAPRTTGDGYYEAVIKDPDGNLVEIVA
- a CDS encoding GFA family protein, encoding MSKTLTGGCLCGYIRFSAVNPVSPHSCSCDMCQKHTGAQTAVWLEFTAKDVNWTGDGGTPAAWRSSQNTCRAFCPRCGSSLGAIDDGPVIALLTGVFDQPNDKIFAPEFHSFEDMKPSWWRQICPDAE
- a CDS encoding CatA-like O-acetyltransferase, family 1, which codes for MAHYRVIDKQSWPRKDHFDFYRGFANPSFNLCVPLEAQRLYECAKDRDVSFFQLALYALIRAANGVPQLKQRLLGDDIIEYDELAVMTPVMTAQEGFRQVWCDNAADFSTFSRAATPSINAAKHTAPAPLIVKGENFFCASCLPWLHFSAITHAEYYVGAAVPALTWGKLKNGIIPVAGKFNHAFIDGLHASRFFARVEEGFAEPDTLWQPQ